In the genome of Raphanus sativus cultivar WK10039 chromosome 9, ASM80110v3, whole genome shotgun sequence, the window taattaagtttgaaaaattacctgctaaACCGGTCAACTTTTTGCTTTGGAGGtcttttatgatacaaatgtcactttgaaggttaaaagtattagtgaaaaaacttcaaggtttaaagtgcgagtaagtgacactttgagggttttttatgatattttCTCGATATTTAAGTATGCACCAAGATGTGATctttatacaaattttatactATGGTTTCAAAAAgtgtaaaaaaatatagtgtAAACTTTATACTATACTTATAAACCGGTTTACTATTGTACGATGTACATATATTactcatacatatatattaatcttaataaactATTTAGCTACTCTGGTTTATATCAGATTCTAATATTTACTCTGGTTTGGATTAGTTtcacaaaattatttaataaactttACACTAATACACACAAACTGATTATAATATACTGACACACAACCCGGTTAtcccaaaattaaaatttaaaatattttaacaatcagttgtatttttatggaacatagaattttcaaaaatattgaatagGAAATCTTCATCCATTTTCCAAACTAATACACATTTTGACAAACCAATcgtatatgaaaaatatatgatttagttAGATCTTATTAATGGATTAGTTagttttacatattaataagatagatgaataatttcaaatttaaatgacaacCTTTATacagtaaataaaaaataaaatcttaaattaatagattagatacatCACCACATGATATAACATGGATAAGAACATACATAAACAACTTTATTAGCACACAGCTCACCAAGTCGCTATCATCAAAATATAAGATCATGCAATCTACTAAAAAGTACAAAATAACATTGCATTCATGTGGTATATTACATTATTTGCCACTAAgaattttactattttagattttttattaatgttttttttgtcttttagcATGTCATACAACCAAACAAAACTGTAACATTAATCTATTAATCTATAGCTGGAAACCTTATCACTGAAAATTTTCACACAGCTCATACTTTTTTTGGATGTTAAGCTGGAAACTGATTATATAGTGAACCAGCTTTGAAACCCAACCAAAATCCAGCTTCTTGAACTTGATGAACACACCCAATTTCGACTCTTTCAACTCTTCATATTCTTCGGCATGTAGAGCTTGCCTTAGATCAGTAAAAAAACTTCGAGTCATCAGTATGATAGGAAATGCTCTTGACTGCATGgagctcttcccctaatgtatGTAGCCTCCGCGGGGGTTCTGGTAAATCCATTTTCCGTTCTGCAAAACAATCACAAACAAGCATCTCAAACACGTAACAAACACACTATTCTAAATACAaatactggaagacttgtatgTAAATTTTAGTGAGAAGACTTCGTTGAAGACTTCCTAGAAATCTTCCACTAGGAAATCTTCCAGAGTGTAACATTTCGTAGAAGACTTcctgaaaattttccaaaatgtAAGACTTCGTAAAAGACTTCCTAGAAGTCTTCCAAATAGAGAAGACTTCTCATACGACTTCCAAGAAGTCTTCTAAAAAATCTTCCACGAAGTCTTCTCTTTCTGgaagacttccaggaagtctACTACGAAGTCTTACACTCTAGAAATCTCCTGAGTACTCTTTCAGTACAACATTACAACAATCGTCACAACTATAGGTTTAACAAGACAAGACGGATAACTTACAGTCGGAGAAGATATGGTCACCAACGAAACCGGCAGTTACAGATATGCAAAAGATCGACGGAAAAAGAAGAATCAAAATTACAATGTTTAGGGTTTTACGGCGGCTAAATGCCTTAAGAAAAGATAAATAACTTACTGGTGGCGGTATTCAATGAGATGCGGTTTAAGATCCGAAAAAAAGAAGCGGATGGTCAGTTTAAACTACTAAAATACTCTGCGATGGCATGAAGGAGAAACAAGATTCGTCGTAAAAGGAGAGATTACCGGCGGTGTTCATGACAGTTGATGACGGAATACGCGACGACAGAAAAAATCAGAGAGTCGCCTTCAAAATCTCCCTTGGAGAAAAACGGCGCTAGGGTTTCGTGAAGtcgtgaaaaaataaaaaaaaaagtatttgtaTGTTCGGTACATGATCCGGTTAggtttaaaagtacattggtaaaatTGAAGGTTCGGTTCTGTATTGACGATTACATAGAAGTCGTCAAGTTTAAATTATTCACCAGAcgatgtaagtcgtctagacccTAAACCTAACCCCTAAACTAATTTAACTAACTAATCacttcataaaatcaaatttaacttaaaaagtgtttactatacacagaaataaacacatataggtaaaaaagtttatttttcaaaaaaatatttaagcttTCCAATatctaaccctaagaatacatacaatactacaacatatgatGTCAAACcttaaaccaaagaatatcattATTCACTattttcactcatctatgtcgAAGATAATTCAAtttaaatatatcttaatttatatcacttaaaactgtttataattacatgattttattttttcacttatcaaaatattttttacaaaatttataaattattttaagatcAACTATAGCAGACGACTTCCCTGGACGTCATCTGGACAATTTACAGTATCTCAGAAGACTCAGAAGACTTTCCGGagctatttttataaaaatgagttctgtttttttgtttggtcacaagGAGCTGGCTGTATTTTCACAAgacttttatgttatttttgcatttgattcaagttcGGGTATAATTTTGCATTTAAACTCAAGTTCTGAGTCATATTTGCCAAATTTCTCAACATTTTTCCTAACAATTATTATGTACCTGTAACATTTTTGAGTATTAACAAAGAGATGTAAAAGTTTTAATTATTGTCTAGATATCAGTATCAATAAAGTGTATGACCCGATGTTAAAAGGTGATATTTTGGGTTTGAGGAACGCCAAACACACCAATAATCTATCTGGAGAATCAGTGAGAGTTCATATGTAAGGAGTTAAGGTCAGTGCTCTACAGAACTAGCATGGAGCCTAGTTCTGCAGAACACCGACCCTAACCCCTCATTTGTAGGTCCTCACTGACTTCCCAGATAAGTTTATTGGTGTGTTTGGTATTCTTCGAATCCAAAACCCCAAAATATACAActatgaaaaaaacataaactataataacaacacaaatataaaatcgAACTTGTAAAATGACATGTATGCGACTATGCGGTTGATTTATTACGTCTTACTATAATTCAATTTATACTAAACATATTGcatcataagttttttttaaagtaaaatatattatttaattcatCCCTAGAAAAAAGCATTAGAACAGTGATTACCCTAACGCGATGTCATTGGGAAACGGCGAAATCTATGTtacaaacaagaaaaataacaaCCAAAGACCGAATCTAAGCAAAAAGAGATGAGGTTGAGGGAAAGTAGACATGGGAAACAAACCTCCTCCGGGTGAATACTGTGACTCGTAAATCCATCTCTGGTAATGTTGCAAGGCTGGGGTGTCTTGCATGATAAGTTTGTCAAaggatttttaatttattttccaaGAATTTTATGATATACctcttatatattattgttaaaatttaataatgtgGATGACTGGTTGAAGTTTAATTGTGTAATTTTACTGtagaatttaatatatatgatttcttTTATGTAACTCTACTTTTGTAACTGTAAAactaaataagaaaaacaaaaatatttcttcAGCCATGTTTTTTATTTCTGCAGCTTAAAAagatgatttaatatatatatatggttgttatatctatttttttttactgctGCCTTTAAAAGTTCTTAAATCGTAATTGGTAATTTAGAAAACTGTAGTCTAAAGATAGACTTTAAAGCTGATATaccttttataaatattgtgttaaaaatattatagatttgtTATCTATAATCCATTAGTTCATCATCAAATTCTTTGGAATGATCTCACTCTTATTAAAACGAGTGTTGATTGATATACCCCTATTATTACAcacaaatttattttctaattaagtAGCTGACAATATGGATAAAATTGTGCTGAAAATATGTATGaaatcataaataatattatttataaattttataaatctaaatcaaCATAACAGTTATTACTACACAAGGCACTTGTTATGATGAAAAcattagtaattttattttactttttctgGATCCTTACAACTAATCAAGGAAATgaacaaaacactaaacagcaaaaacaaaaaacataaccATACAAATGTGGCCGAGTGATACAGTGGGTCTGGAAATATGGTAAACATGTCATGTTCAAAACTTACCAAATTCAGATTTGTCCGTTTGTGTGACCAAGCGATGTGGATATCTAATTCTCATTGCAAGCAACCAGATCTGTTTGGCACCGGTAGACAAACTTCAATGGAATTAGTCAGTTGGGCGTTGACCCGTCGGATACATTCAGgtaactaaaaaaagaaaacataaaacataaaagatctaaatattttttcaacttTTAACTTCATCTTTTTGGAATTTATTTCTATACCAAAATATTACAACACACTATTTACGAAAGAAAAATAGTAAGGGTGTGATTGATATTAATAGGAGTAAAGTGGTGgtaaaataaaagtgaaaagaTGAGGTAAGAGCAAAACAAAATTTAGAGTAAAAGTGATAAAGTAATggtttactctgtttttgtttactTCTAGTTCTAATGGACTAAAAATTTtgggaaattttttttttagaccaAAAGAAtgacaattttgttttattaggtTATTCTCATATACTTTACGTCATATtaggttattttattttcaaaatggcAATACTGCctttaatttcatttaaaaattcgaaactaaaattaaaaaaatattaaaatataatttttaactaaagtaattaaaactattaaaatcccaaaaaattaaactttatttttaatttaaaaattgattttataatttttttaattttttaatttaaaaattaattttttaaatcacgattttctttttttttaaaaaaattaattttatcttttcttttaaaacaaatttctatttttttataaaacgattttctatttttttaaacgattttctacttttttataaatcgattttctataaaaatgattttctatttttttaaaaaaatcgatttactttttaaatcgatttaatttttaaaatataaaataaaacgatTTTTTACTTTAGAAAAtcgattttctatttttctaaaatctattttattaataaataaggaaacataACATTTCCAAATATTCTCTTCCAATCTTTTTGGAACTGTCTTTATCCATAGAATATGTATTCTACTATATTGTATGTAGAATAGagtaaacatatttgaaatcgatttctactagttttagatttatagtaatgtATAGATGTTGATTTCTACaggttttatatttatagtaatgAGTAGATTTcgatttctataaattttagaaCTATAGGTTAAgcgcggaatgtgttttccaaatatttttagattactacTATTTACGTAGAACACATTTTCTAAACATAGTAGATTCAATATGGAAAATGTGGATTACGTTTTCTATTATGTAGAATGTCAATTCTACTTTTTcagaacaaaatatgaaattatgatttaaacatttttagaactgaaaaatatcaatacatagatataagtatttcatcagtatttactattttgattttttttttgtttgtaaaactttttatttaatttttttagaaaatattaaatgatattaggGGGAAAATGGtacaaacaaaatatgaaattatgatttaaacatttttagaaCTGAAAAATATCAATACATAGATATAAGTATTTCATCGGTATttactattttgattttttttttttgtaaaactttttatttaatttttttagaaaatattaaatgatattaggGGGAAAATGGTACAAACAAAATTAGCGTAATAGGATATAGTCAATGGCAGATGTACAGACCACGAGGGTGGGGCATCTGCCCCGtatggatttttttaaaattctttactatttgtaatatattttggaGAAATTGGATAAATTTGGCCCccttaaaatctcaaatctAGGGTTAAATATACCTCatctttaaaatttgaaattttggcCCCCTATAATAAAACTTTCTAGACTGGACATAGTTATCATTTTTGATCTAGAAAAACAATATTCCCTTTTTTGGTTCATTTGTTTTTGGTTCACTTGATTGGTTAACAAATAGAGTAACTGAACGAAAATGTCATTTACTCTACTTTAATATCGCTAAAAGGTATTTCCAATCACACTCTGAGTGAGCGATATCCTAATTCTTTGGCTAcatcaaccaaatcaaaaataaacatggTAAAATTTTACTGTTAAACACTTTTTCCGTGCTTAATCACTTTGATCAAAATCCCTGACTTTTATGACAACTTTATACAAAACCTCAGccatagtttcaaaaaaaaaaaaaaaaaaaaaaaaaaaaactcagccACAAAGCATGGCATTTCgtaatttaatataaaagaaacCGTACAAAATACTTATTCCCACGTGGAGAATGAGACGATCGCCGTCAGCCTCCATTTGAGAAGAATCCAGTGACCCAAGTCAACTAAGTTTCAAAACACATCGTTAAACGCACATGTCACACGATAATCGAAAAGGTACACCGAATCACCCGTGAACCTTACTTCATGTGATCCGTGTTTTTTCACAAAGGCGGTGTAAAAAGCCAAGATTAGCCAGCCGAAAAAGACACCACTTACCAAAACGACCTAATCATAAAACGCCATGTGTCATACtttagtgtttttatttattagctTAAGCTGAAACTCAAGATTATAAAGCACATCAAATGaccccttcttcttcttccttaccttctttttcttccatTTTCCTCTTAATTTAAAATTACACATATACAGTATCAGATTATCTTAGAAGATTCACACAatcttttgatttataaataatatatatttcctcTGTTTAATCCATCTTAGATTTTGCTTCGGCTCAGTTTATCTGAGAGAGTTATGGCGTTCTCAAATGGAGGTGTTCACGGCAAAGAAGAAGCgttagggttagggtttgtgAGGATCACAAGAGGATTAGGGAGGAAAAGGATTCTGATATCGAAATCCAATCATGAAAACGTTTCGAAATCGGATCAAAATCTGTTGAAGAGATCTAAAAGTGAAACAACAGAATCCAATAACTCTGTTCTTGAATCTCTGCATCAAGATATTTTGGTAAGTTTAGTTTTTTAAACAAAGAGtctcattttaaattttttgagtagttttgatttagttttgatGTATTGCAAAAACCAATTTTGCAGATTCGAGTACTTTGTCATGTGGATCACGGAGACCTAGAGAGACTAAAACGTGTATCAAAAACAATCAGAAATGCTGTAAGTTTgccaaataataaaattataatcttttgATTAAACAATaattgatagtttttttttcttttaggttTTGGAAGCAAAGAAGTCTCATTTTGATTATAGCACACCTAAAAAGACTATGTCTTTTCGAGACCCATTAGTTATCCTTGACCAAGATTCAAATTCGAATGGTTTGAGTGATCAAGAGGTACCTCCTTACGCACCAACTCGAAGGAAGAACGTGAGTCGTGAATCAGATTTGTCGAAGATCTCTATGGCATTGTTTAAATGAGGAACAAGTGCAGAACATGAAGACACATAGAGTTCGCTTTTGCTTCAATCCTCTTATCATTGaagctatttaaaatttaagtttattatatttactgATCCATGTGAATATAACAATTATTTGCAGACTTTGTAAGATTAAATATTAATCTGTAAATAATTCATTTGGGTTGTGATCAGATTTCAGAGTATCCTAAGTATTGATTTTGTCCTTTTCAACAAATTTGTTTAATTCTGCTATTTTCTTAACTCTGATCCTATTGTTTAGTATATACATGTAAATGAACACATTGAAAGAATCTAAAACTTTGCTTATATGAATAATTCCTGTCAGATGAAATTATTGTTCCGACTTAAAACCATATAGCACATTCACTCCAGAGCTCAAAATGGTTTCTTAAATTTAATACATTGCTCTCCATGTGGATgtagaaataaaaatagcaaaaaaGAGAATATTCATGAAAGTTTTCTGACTCTCTATTACATAATACAAACTACACCGACACCGACAGCTACTACCTACTTTTACTATCTGGAAGGTTACAAGTTATCGACCCATGAGGTCCCTctctctaaaacaaaaaaaaaaaatggcgtATTCGGAAGAGTTTGAGTTTGGTAGAACCATCCATTCTTCTTTTTTCAGGTTAAACAAATACTACTAAAAGGGACTTTAACCCCAAATTACGTGGCCCGGGCCTGTACCATGCAATCATACACAAACAAATTTGTTGATCATTTAGTGGGATTCAGGCAACCTAATCAACATGGTCGGTGGAAaatgcgtttttttttttctgtggttGACATTACTTGGAGATATGTAAATGGGAAAATGGGATTGTAACAAATGTTTGTGTGGCATATTTATTTTGCACATCCAAATGGACCAAAAAGACAAATTCGATCAAGGACTGGTAACTGAATGAtgatagtatatattttatttttctatgtttatatgttttatatttatgtttcctTGTTATATACTATAGACTGTGTTATTTAAACCTGGACCATCTCGATAGTCAAACCAGATTAAATCATAAACTGAGAAGATATTTTGGTCAGATAAAATCAAGTTTATTTGTaatctattactataaatcAAATTGGTtaactctttctttttttcttaattttaaaaaattattataataaactaTCTGAAAAGTAATATTGCTAcacataatttttgaaaatttcttagTATATTATCGACTAATCTATCTATGATCTCTTTTTGCTCTAAACAAAAATGTCAGAGTTCATCAAAACTTTTTTCTGAACCAACACTTGattttattaacttaaaatcTTAGGATACAATAAAAAGAAAGGATTGAACATCCTCTTTGATACAAATCATAAATCAAAAGACAAGCGAGACAAGCGAAACTAAAGTAGATAGATCTTCATGAAAAGATGATATCGAATTCGAAGCAGAGCTTGAATATGTTGAATTTTCACAGCAAagttaaatagtaaaaaaaaatcacttttcgTAACATTGAACTCCAATTTTCATCTAGAAAAATCTGTTGATAATCTATGCATTTTCTGGTCTCGTAGAGACTCCTATACAAGATAGAAAAACAGTGTATAAGCTTAAAAAATTGTTCGTTAACAAGATAGAAACATCTTCTCCATTCGTTCAAAAGAGTAAATGTGGACATTTTGCTCTCATCAAAAATCCAAACTCAAACATAACTGGAAAAATCCGAACCGGAATCAAACGAAATATAAGGATATGCGAATAAATactaattaatttaaagagaatagatataaaaaatataatatctgTAACCCGAACACATAGTTTAAATAGTTCATTTGAGTTTTGAGCACACTTCAGAGTATCCtaaatattgattttgtcaTTTTCAATTAAATCTGTTTAATTTTGCTATTTCTTAACTCTTATACTATTGTTTACTACATGTAGATAAACATTGAATGAATCTAAAAATTT includes:
- the LOC108827514 gene encoding F-box protein At4g05010 codes for the protein MAFSNGGVHGKEEALGLGFVRITRGLGRKRILISKSNHENVSKSDQNLLKRSKSETTESNNSVLESLHQDILIRVLCHVDHGDLERLKRVSKTIRNAVLEAKKSHFDYSTPKKTMSFRDPLVILDQDSNSNGLSDQEVPPYAPTRRKNVSRESDLSKISMALFK